The window CCTCGACCGCGTTATCAAGGTCCACCGGCCAGAACTCGCAGCCGATGTAGCTGCGCGCCGCTTCCGCCGCGGCGCACGGGTCGGTGCACACGCCGCCGCTGCACGACTCGAACGCGCACTCCTCGATCAGCTCGCCGACCGTGCCGTCCGGGTTGCACGCGTACACGTCATCGCCGGCGCAGAACCGCGACACCGCCGGGTCGCACGCGGCGCAGCCGAGGTCGCGCACGCACACGTCGCCTGCATTGCACCGCTGCGCGTCGGTGAACCGGCCGTCGTCGCAGACCTGGTACAGGTCGCCGACGCACCGGGTCTCGCCGGCGGTGCACGGGTCGGGCGAACCGTCCGGTCCGCCGGGGCCGGCATCGCCGCCGGTCGAGGGCCGCGACGGCGCGCACCCGCTCGCGATCCCGAGCGCCGCGGCGATGGCACACAGCGGTGTCTTCATCGGTTCCTCCTGCGTCCTGTCACGTCCTGCGCCCTCCGCGCCCGGACGCGCGCACCCTACCGCCGACCCTCCCGGACGGCCAGCTCGAGGCGCTCACCGCCGCTCGCAGCGGCGCAGAACGATCGGATCGGCCGAATCATTAACAATATGACCAACATTCATATTTAAAAAACAAGAAATAATATCAACGTCTTATTGTTTTTATTGGCTGTTTGACCAGTTTTTCTCTTGCATCTTGTTGGTCGAATGACTAACAAGAACACGTGGCCGCGAAGCGGAGCCATAAGAAGGAGCGCCGGTCGACGCGCCGCGACCCGGAGCGCACCCGCGCCGCGATCCTGCGGGCCGCCACGGCCCTGTTTACCCGCTGCGGGCTCAACGGAACGAGCCTCGACGACATCTCGCGGGAGGCCGGCGTCAACCGCGGTCTCATCTACCACTACTTCAAGACCAAGGAATCGCTGTTCGACCAGGTGCTGGCTCAGCCGCTCAACGAGTACACCCGGTCCCAGCTCGAACTCCTGCAAAAGCCCGACTTCGACGCGCTGAGCCTGCGCGACGCGACCGAGAGCTTCTTCTGGTTCCTGTCGCGGCACCCGGAGTTGGTGCGCCTGCTGAGCTGGACCCTCGCCATGCGGCGCCTCGCGCTCGAACTCGCGCAGCTCGAGTTCACTCGCCTGTTCTTCCGGGCGGCGGTGCAGCGGCTCGACCAGGCCAAGGCCGCAGGCCGCATTCGCGCGAACATCGACTCCGCCCACCTGCTCATCACGATCATCGACCTGTGCGTGTCGTGGCACATGTCGCGCGACGAATGGGCGCACAAGTTCGGCTGGACCGACAAGTCCACCGAGGAACTCGATCGCGAGCGTCTCGCCGCGATCCTCGACTTCATCGATGCGGCCGTCCGGCCGCTTCCCCCCGCTGTCACCGAGACAGGAGACTGACCATGCGCATTTCACTCCCGCTGCTTGTCGCCGCCGGCCTCGCCCTCGCCGGGTGTTCCTTCGAGTCGGCCGACGAGGCCGCACGCGTGTCCTTGTACGAGCGCCTCGGCACGCGCGAGCGGCTCGCGATCGCCGATCCGAGCTTCGTCGGCGTCGCCGCCTACGACCGCGCCGGCCGACCGCTGCCCTGCGTGCAGCCGACCGTCCGCGGCGGCGACACCGTCCTGCGCGCGAGCACCGACGGCCTGCTGGTCGTCGAGGACGTGCGCGTCGATCTGTCGGACATCACCATC of the Deltaproteobacteria bacterium genome contains:
- a CDS encoding TetR/AcrR family transcriptional regulator, coding for MAAKRSHKKERRSTRRDPERTRAAILRAATALFTRCGLNGTSLDDISREAGVNRGLIYHYFKTKESLFDQVLAQPLNEYTRSQLELLQKPDFDALSLRDATESFFWFLSRHPELVRLLSWTLAMRRLALELAQLEFTRLFFRAAVQRLDQAKAAGRIRANIDSAHLLITIIDLCVSWHMSRDEWAHKFGWTDKSTEELDRERLAAILDFIDAAVRPLPPAVTETGD